Proteins from one Ketobacter alkanivorans genomic window:
- the odhB gene encoding 2-oxoglutarate dehydrogenase complex dihydrolipoyllysine-residue succinyltransferase, whose protein sequence is MTTEIKAPQFPEAVADGTVATWHKKPGEAISRDELLVDIETDKVVLEVVAPHDGVVGKILKNEGDTVLSQELVGYLEEGSGAAASEPAAPAQETAAPAAEADAGKVEDGWGPAVRKLISENNLDPSKIKGTGKGGRITKEDVLNHLKGGAAKAAVAESAPKTETSAAPMPAGAASGINFGDREERRVPMTRLRARVAERLLAAQHNSAMLTTFNEVNMKPVMEMRKNYKDMFEKAHGHRLGFMSFFTMAATEALKKYPSVNASIDDNDIVYHGYYDIGVAVSTERGLVVPILRDVDKMGFAEIEGKIVEYGNKAQSGKLSLEDMTGGTFTISNGGVFGSLWSTPILNPPQTAILGMHKIQERPMAVNGKVEILPMMYLALSYDHRLIDGKEAVQFLVAIKELLEDPARMLLDL, encoded by the coding sequence ATGACAACTGAAATTAAAGCTCCACAATTTCCAGAGGCGGTTGCAGACGGTACAGTAGCGACTTGGCATAAAAAGCCCGGTGAGGCCATTTCTCGCGATGAGCTTTTGGTAGATATCGAAACAGATAAAGTGGTGTTGGAAGTAGTCGCACCTCACGATGGTGTTGTCGGAAAAATTCTGAAGAATGAAGGTGACACGGTATTAAGCCAGGAGTTGGTGGGCTATCTGGAAGAAGGTAGTGGAGCAGCAGCTTCTGAGCCTGCCGCACCGGCTCAGGAAACTGCTGCGCCAGCCGCAGAAGCCGATGCTGGTAAAGTTGAAGATGGTTGGGGCCCTGCGGTACGCAAGCTGATATCAGAAAACAACCTCGATCCCAGTAAGATCAAAGGCACCGGTAAAGGTGGCCGCATTACAAAAGAAGATGTGCTCAATCACCTCAAAGGTGGTGCTGCAAAAGCAGCTGTTGCTGAATCTGCACCCAAGACTGAAACGTCAGCCGCTCCGATGCCAGCCGGGGCTGCCTCCGGCATCAACTTTGGTGATCGTGAAGAACGACGAGTTCCGATGACTCGTTTGCGCGCCAGGGTTGCCGAACGACTGCTTGCTGCACAGCATAATTCAGCCATGCTGACTACGTTTAACGAAGTCAACATGAAGCCTGTAATGGAGATGCGTAAGAACTACAAAGATATGTTCGAAAAAGCGCACGGTCATCGCTTGGGCTTCATGTCGTTCTTTACCATGGCTGCTACCGAAGCTCTGAAGAAATACCCCTCAGTGAATGCATCTATTGACGATAACGACATCGTCTACCACGGTTACTACGATATCGGCGTAGCCGTTTCTACCGAGCGTGGTTTGGTTGTGCCTATATTGCGCGATGTGGACAAGATGGGCTTTGCGGAAATCGAAGGCAAAATCGTTGAATACGGTAACAAGGCTCAGTCGGGCAAGCTCTCGCTGGAAGACATGACTGGCGGCACGTTCACAATATCTAACGGCGGGGTTTTCGGCTCTCTTTGGTCCACTCCAATTTTGAATCCACCGCAAACCGCCATTCTTGGTATGCACAAAATTCAAGAGCGTCCAATGGCTGTTAACGGCAAAGTTGAAATTCTACCAATGATGTATCTGGCGCTCTCCTACGATCACCGCCTGATTGACGGCAAGGAAGCAGTGCAGTTCCTTGTAG
- a CDS encoding 2-oxoglutarate dehydrogenase E1 component, with amino-acid sequence MDDSLMYRQWSTSHLSGSNATYVEELYEAYLKDPNSVPEQWRDNFDKLPRVNGTESDVPHSTIREHFLYLAKNKNRVQPLSVSSVSSEHEKKQVKVLQLITGYRVRGHQKAKLDPLNIMERESVPDLELTHHGLSGADLDTTFQTGNVFLGREEATLREIVDALEKTYCTSIGVEYMHIVDTAEKRWIQQRMESVRSHPNYSADVKTHLLERLIAAEGLERMLATKYPGTKRFGLEGGESLIPCLDEIVQRAGSYGAKELVIGMAHRGRLNVLVNILGKNPAELFSEFEGLKKNEVGSGDVKYHQGFSSNVMTPGGELHLALAFNPSHLEIVSPVVEGSVRARQDRRKDKKGDKVVPVLIHGDAAFAGQGVVMETFQMSQTRGYKTGGTLHIIVNNQVGFTTSNRHDARSTEYCTDIAKMVQAPIFHVNGDDPEAVLFVTQMAIDFRQQFKKDVVIDLICYRARGHNEADEPSITQPMMYSVIREKKNPREIYSNKLVEQGAFEEQRIATMMDDYRSALDNGQHVVKSLVKKPNTELFVDWAPYIGHDYEAYYDTSVDVKVIHDLAQKLSLVPDGFAVQRQVSKIREDRLKMAAGALSIDWGFAETMAYATLLDQGFPVRLTGQDVGRGTFSHRHAVMHNQKEPGIHVPLKTIPAKGIRFDLYDSLLSEEAVLAFEYGYSTTSPGGLVIWEAQFGDFANGAQVVIDQFISSGEHKWMRLCGLTMLLPHGYEGQGPEHSSARLERFLQLCAEHNMQVCVPSTPAQVYHMLRRQAIRPLRKPLIVMSPKSLLRHKLAKSSLDELANGHFKVVLDDAWEHDPKQIERVILCSGKVYYDLFEYRAHHDIKNTLILRVEQLYPFPEQEMLAMLKPYSKIKHAVWCQEEPMNQGAWYCSQHHMRHVFHTISPNLLLQYAGRGGSAAPAAGYMSLHLEEQNRLVETAFNI; translated from the coding sequence ATGGATGATAGTTTGATGTATCGGCAATGGAGTACGTCGCACCTTTCAGGTTCGAATGCTACTTATGTCGAAGAGCTATACGAAGCTTATCTGAAAGACCCCAATTCTGTGCCGGAACAATGGCGCGATAACTTCGACAAACTCCCCCGCGTAAATGGAACTGAAAGTGACGTTCCACACTCTACGATTCGAGAACATTTCCTTTATCTCGCCAAGAATAAGAATCGGGTTCAACCCTTATCCGTTAGCAGTGTTTCTTCCGAGCATGAAAAGAAGCAAGTAAAGGTTCTGCAGCTGATAACCGGTTATCGGGTTCGTGGACATCAGAAAGCCAAGCTTGATCCATTGAACATCATGGAGCGTGAATCCGTTCCGGATCTGGAGCTTACCCATCACGGCTTATCCGGTGCTGATCTTGATACTACGTTCCAAACCGGCAACGTGTTCCTGGGCAGAGAAGAAGCCACGCTCAGGGAGATTGTCGATGCGCTTGAAAAAACTTACTGTACCAGTATCGGTGTGGAATATATGCACATCGTTGATACAGCAGAGAAGCGCTGGATCCAACAGCGAATGGAAAGCGTAAGATCCCATCCTAATTACAGTGCCGATGTCAAAACCCATTTGCTGGAGCGTTTGATCGCCGCAGAAGGGCTTGAGCGAATGTTGGCGACGAAATATCCAGGCACCAAGCGATTTGGCCTTGAAGGCGGCGAAAGTTTAATCCCCTGTCTGGACGAGATCGTTCAGCGGGCCGGAAGTTATGGCGCTAAAGAGCTGGTAATTGGCATGGCGCACCGGGGCCGTCTCAACGTTCTGGTTAACATTCTGGGTAAAAATCCTGCCGAACTGTTCAGTGAGTTCGAAGGCCTCAAGAAAAATGAAGTGGGTTCCGGTGACGTTAAGTATCACCAAGGTTTTTCTTCCAATGTCATGACCCCCGGCGGTGAGTTGCATTTGGCTCTGGCATTTAACCCGTCGCACCTGGAGATAGTTTCTCCGGTTGTGGAAGGCTCTGTACGCGCACGCCAGGATCGCCGCAAAGACAAAAAAGGGGACAAAGTCGTACCGGTTCTGATTCACGGCGATGCTGCATTTGCCGGGCAGGGCGTGGTGATGGAAACCTTCCAGATGTCGCAGACCCGTGGTTACAAAACGGGTGGTACATTACATATTATCGTGAACAATCAGGTTGGTTTTACCACCAGCAACCGGCACGATGCCCGTTCGACGGAATACTGTACCGACATCGCAAAAATGGTTCAGGCACCGATATTTCACGTTAACGGCGATGACCCGGAAGCCGTGCTGTTTGTCACGCAGATGGCAATTGATTTCCGTCAGCAGTTTAAGAAAGACGTGGTTATAGATCTGATTTGTTATCGTGCTCGAGGTCACAATGAGGCTGACGAACCCTCAATAACCCAACCAATGATGTATTCGGTGATTCGCGAAAAGAAAAACCCTCGCGAAATTTATTCCAATAAGTTGGTTGAGCAGGGAGCGTTCGAAGAGCAAAGAATCGCTACCATGATGGATGACTATCGTAGCGCTCTAGACAACGGTCAGCATGTGGTTAAGTCGTTGGTCAAAAAGCCAAACACAGAGTTGTTCGTGGATTGGGCACCCTACATCGGTCACGATTATGAAGCCTATTACGATACCAGCGTCGATGTGAAGGTTATCCACGATCTCGCTCAGAAGTTAAGCCTGGTACCGGATGGCTTTGCGGTGCAACGACAGGTTTCAAAGATCCGTGAAGACCGCTTGAAAATGGCCGCCGGCGCGTTGTCCATAGATTGGGGTTTTGCCGAAACGATGGCTTACGCGACCTTGCTTGATCAGGGTTTCCCGGTGCGACTTACCGGGCAGGATGTAGGCAGGGGAACTTTCTCCCATCGTCACGCGGTGATGCATAACCAGAAAGAACCTGGAATTCACGTACCGCTTAAAACAATCCCTGCGAAAGGAATTCGTTTTGATCTGTACGATTCGCTGCTGTCAGAAGAAGCGGTGCTTGCATTCGAATACGGCTATTCCACAACATCTCCTGGGGGGCTGGTTATCTGGGAGGCCCAGTTTGGTGACTTCGCTAATGGCGCCCAAGTTGTTATCGACCAGTTTATTTCCTCCGGTGAGCATAAATGGATGCGCTTATGCGGTTTGACCATGCTGCTACCTCATGGATACGAAGGGCAGGGGCCGGAGCATTCTTCTGCCAGGTTAGAGCGTTTCCTGCAATTATGTGCAGAGCACAACATGCAAGTATGCGTTCCTTCTACGCCTGCTCAGGTGTACCACATGTTGCGTCGCCAGGCGATACGCCCTTTGCGTAAACCTCTTATCGTAATGTCACCCAAGAGCCTGCTGCGACACAAACTGGCAAAATCCAGTTTGGATGAATTGGCCAATGGCCATTTCAAGGTTGTATTGGACGATGCGTGGGAACACGATCCAAAACAAATTGAACGTGTGATTCTGTGCAGCGGTAAGGTTTATTACGATCTATTTGAGTATCGGGCGCATCACGACATCAAGAACACACTGATTCTTCGGGTCGAGCAATTATATCCTTTCCCTGAACAGGAAATGCTGGCGATGCTGAAGCCATACAGCAAAATCAAGCATGCTGTTTGGTGTCAGGAAGAACCCATGAACCAGGGTGCCTGGTATTGCAGTCAGCATCACATGAGACATGTTTTCCACACCATCAGCCCGAATCTGTTGTTGCAGTACGCCGGTCGTGGTGGGTCTGCAGCTCCTGCGGCTGGCTATATGTCGCTTCACCTTGAAGAACAAAATCGGCTTGTTGAAACCGCTTTCAACATATAA